A genome region from Magnolia sinica isolate HGM2019 chromosome 8, MsV1, whole genome shotgun sequence includes the following:
- the LOC131254115 gene encoding uncharacterized protein LOC131254115, with the protein MAYNPNPNPNGAGEPLSPCRISATSNTQENYSDQTFSPLPALSVRDLGVLGLKPGRENSRMEKIGCRAQTASMDSAIKSSDLVVRRSLEMDDEEEAIGSKRRKKDEALQLFVKLDMGERRRSDELWPFFIKTSASERHHLQSEVIEIRAGPMDDLDLELRLGDRPKVR; encoded by the coding sequence ATGGCAtacaaccctaaccctaaccctaatggTGCTGGGGAACCTCTCTCTCCTTGTCGGATTTCAGCCACATCAAATACTCAAGAGAATTATAGTGACCAGACCTTCTCACCCCTTCCGGCACTTTCAGTTCGAGATCTTGGTGTCTTGGGCTTGAAGCCCGGAAGAGAGAATTCGAGGATGGAAAAGATTGGGTGTAGGGCACAGACGGCGAGCATGGATTCGGCCATTAAGTCATCAGATTTGGTTGTGCGTCGGAGTCTAGAAATGGATGATGAGGAAGAAGCGATTGGTTCTAAACGACGGAAGAAAGATGAGGCGTTGCAGCTATTTGTGAAATTGGATATGGGCGAAAGACGTAGGAGTGATGAGTTGTGGCCGTTCTTCATCAAAACAAGTGCAAGTGAGAGACACCATCTTCAATCTGAGGTGATTGAGATTCGAGCTGGCccgatggatgacttggatcttGAGCTTAGGCTCGGTGATCGGCCTAAGGTGAGGTAG